One window of the Bacillota bacterium genome contains the following:
- a CDS encoding glycine/sarcosine/betaine reductase component B subunit, whose amino-acid sequence MLLERYVFDVKDLRFDKPTRLENGTLYIDGAGLKETLSSIPGLSQIDLHLVKPGEASRIIHVLDTIMPMAKDDGRQAYPGNLGPPDLVGNGITRVMPSVAVMECAALPWTATGLLYAREAMVDMTGPYAGLSPFSETLNLVLEMELEAGKSDPEYDHAVRTAGLKAAAYVAQAMAGQEPDRVERYDTTQGRADGLPSIAYVYQVQNQGPYSNTLLYGKTVDNLVPTVLDPNELLDGALVSGNYVWPCFKVPTYLHAMSPVVLELYKGHGRDHNFAGVVFSRGHNYSHFDKTRSANIAAKLVRHLGAQAMVITWEGGGNAATDAMLTIQACEKMGIRSAAISFEFGGPDGTEGILLVDDVPEADALVSSGSIEKPIELPRVERAVGGPFLRLNREMGGEEREPTAAISFDNTTLMYCAANQTGFGWLIGRAY is encoded by the coding sequence TTGCTTCTTGAACGCTATGTATTCGACGTGAAGGACTTGAGGTTTGACAAACCCACTCGCCTGGAGAATGGCACGCTCTACATTGACGGGGCTGGGCTGAAAGAGACCTTATCGTCCATCCCAGGCCTTTCACAGATCGACCTGCACTTGGTCAAGCCCGGTGAGGCATCGAGGATCATCCACGTTCTCGATACGATCATGCCCATGGCCAAGGATGACGGCCGTCAGGCCTACCCGGGTAATCTTGGGCCGCCGGACCTGGTGGGCAACGGGATAACCAGGGTCATGCCATCGGTGGCGGTGATGGAGTGCGCGGCCCTGCCCTGGACGGCCACGGGGCTTCTGTACGCCAGGGAGGCCATGGTTGACATGACTGGCCCTTACGCAGGGTTAAGCCCGTTTTCCGAAACCCTTAACCTAGTGCTGGAGATGGAGCTGGAGGCGGGCAAGTCGGATCCTGAGTACGACCACGCCGTGAGAACGGCGGGCCTGAAGGCGGCTGCCTACGTGGCCCAGGCCATGGCTGGACAGGAGCCCGACAGGGTGGAGCGATACGATACAACGCAAGGCCGGGCAGATGGCCTTCCCTCCATCGCCTATGTCTACCAGGTGCAGAACCAGGGTCCCTACTCCAACACGCTCCTTTATGGCAAGACCGTGGATAACCTGGTGCCCACAGTGCTCGATCCCAACGAGTTGCTGGATGGCGCGCTGGTGAGCGGCAACTACGTGTGGCCTTGCTTTAAGGTTCCCACCTACCTTCATGCGATGTCCCCGGTTGTGCTAGAACTGTACAAGGGCCACGGCAGGGACCACAATTTCGCCGGGGTGGTCTTCAGCAGGGGTCACAACTACTCGCACTTCGACAAGACGCGGTCGGCGAACATCGCGGCCAAGCTGGTACGCCACCTGGGCGCGCAGGCCATGGTCATTACCTGGGAGGGCGGCGGCAATGCCGCCACCGACGCCATGCTGACCATTCAGGCCTGCGAGAAGATGGGCATAAGGTCGGCGGCCATAAGCTTCGAGTTTGGCGGACCTGACGGTACCGAGGGTATCCTCCTGGTGGATGATGTGCCCGAGGCCGATGCCCTCGTTTCGTCGGGCAGCATCGAAAAACCGATTGAACTGCCTAGGGTCGAGAGGGCGGTGGGGGGTCCCTTCCTGAGGCTCAACCGGGAAATGGGCGGTGAGGAGCGAGAGCCTACGGCGGCCATCTCCTTTGATAACACCACATTGATGTACTGTGCGGCGAACCAGACGGGCTTTGGCTGGTTGATCGGCCGTGCGTACTAG
- the grdC gene encoding glycine/sarcosine/betaine reductase complex component C subunit beta, which translates to MVKPVVKGVSYVLAHGPGLVRYGSKPARECQKDSGLLGRIEASLRSYDEVIGYPPNQVFIGNARPEDLWRIERPWWKHLVPNAPRRGRWGEIIPEDELYCLIKAVDDFDLVKLDEGFLAGGARERYLASPVCREGDAGRLGGESAQGVERGLAEGHALALRHRGDVVGRVSRGHDEDETLQAAVLLENLACKATGVAALRHLLAQDGMPEPSRVGYVMNSGEEAVGDRYQRGGGNLAKAMAERSGLLEATGSDIKAFCCSPVHAVVMASSLVSSGLFENVMVVGGGSLAKMGMKFRGHLASGYPIMEDVLGAFALMVSADDGVNPVVRLDGVGRHKVKSGSSPQQILEALVVEPLERLGLRMTDVPKYALELHNPEVTEPAGSGDVPRNNYRALAGMAVIRRETDRSGMDRFEASHGMPGFSPTQGHVPASLPFMGHARDRILSGELERAMFIAKGSLFLGKMTGLSDGMSFLVERNGDEREGGR; encoded by the coding sequence ATGGTCAAACCGGTGGTAAAGGGAGTATCATATGTGCTCGCCCACGGGCCTGGCTTGGTACGGTATGGATCAAAGCCGGCCAGGGAGTGCCAGAAGGACTCTGGCCTCCTGGGGAGGATCGAAGCCTCGCTCAGGAGCTACGATGAGGTCATCGGTTATCCCCCAAACCAAGTCTTCATCGGCAATGCTCGACCCGAAGACCTGTGGCGAATTGAAAGACCCTGGTGGAAGCATCTTGTGCCCAATGCTCCGCGTCGCGGGCGGTGGGGGGAGATCATACCCGAGGATGAGCTGTACTGCCTCATAAAGGCCGTGGACGATTTCGACCTGGTGAAGCTGGACGAGGGCTTCTTGGCCGGTGGTGCGAGAGAACGATACCTGGCAAGCCCGGTGTGCCGGGAAGGAGATGCCGGAAGGCTCGGGGGTGAATCTGCCCAAGGGGTTGAAAGGGGCCTTGCCGAGGGCCACGCGCTTGCCCTGCGTCACCGCGGGGATGTCGTGGGCCGGGTTTCCCGGGGCCATGACGAGGATGAGACCCTCCAAGCGGCGGTGCTCCTTGAGAACCTCGCCTGCAAGGCTACGGGCGTTGCGGCCCTGAGGCACCTCCTGGCCCAGGACGGGATGCCGGAGCCATCCCGGGTCGGATACGTCATGAACAGCGGTGAAGAGGCGGTGGGCGACCGCTACCAGCGGGGAGGGGGTAACCTGGCCAAGGCGATGGCAGAACGTTCCGGCCTCCTGGAGGCAACCGGGTCAGACATCAAGGCCTTCTGCTGTTCACCAGTACACGCTGTTGTCATGGCTTCGAGCCTGGTAAGTTCCGGCCTGTTCGAAAACGTAATGGTCGTCGGCGGAGGGTCGCTGGCGAAGATGGGGATGAAGTTCAGGGGCCACCTGGCCAGCGGCTACCCCATAATGGAGGATGTGCTCGGGGCGTTCGCGTTGATGGTGAGCGCCGATGACGGCGTAAATCCTGTTGTGAGGCTGGATGGTGTGGGGAGGCACAAGGTGAAATCCGGTTCCTCGCCCCAGCAGATCCTCGAGGCGCTGGTCGTGGAACCGCTCGAACGCTTGGGACTAAGGATGACCGACGTGCCGAAGTACGCCCTGGAGCTGCACAACCCCGAGGTCACCGAACCCGCGGGGAGCGGTGATGTTCCCAGGAACAACTACAGGGCCCTGGCAGGCATGGCAGTGATACGCCGGGAGACGGACAGATCCGGGATGGACAGGTTCGAGGCCTCCCACGGGATGCCTGGGTTCTCGCCGACCCAGGGTCATGTTCCGGCGTCGCTTCCCTTCATGGGCCACGCGCGAGATCGCATCCTGTCAGGGGAACTGGAGAGGGCCATGTTTATAGCCAAGGGGAGCCTCTTTCTGGGGAAGATGACGGGGCTTTCGGACGGCATGTCCTTCCTGGTGGAAAGGAATGGTGATGAGCGTGAAGGAGGTCGATAG
- a CDS encoding thioredoxin family protein: MSVKEVDREGFVQETAEGTVVVDFWGPRCAPCLALMPVVEELASQLEGKVRFLKVDSSKNRRLCVDLGVMSLPTFLAYRDGQEVERLTGHVDARSLREMVQRL, from the coding sequence ATGAGCGTGAAGGAGGTCGATAGGGAGGGTTTCGTCCAGGAGACCGCAGAGGGGACGGTGGTAGTGGACTTCTGGGGCCCTAGATGCGCCCCGTGCCTGGCCTTGATGCCAGTGGTAGAGGAGTTGGCTAGCCAGCTGGAGGGTAAGGTCAGGTTCCTAAAGGTTGACTCGTCCAAGAACCGGAGGCTGTGCGTGGATCTTGGGGTCATGAGCCTTCCCACATTCCTCGCCTACAGGGACGGGCAGGAGGTTGAGAGGCTTACAGGGCATGTAGATGCCAGGTCCTTGAGGGAAATGGTTCAACGTCTCTAG
- the grdA gene encoding glycine/sarcosine/betaine reductase complex selenoprotein A — protein sequence MVLGGKKIICIGERDGVPAPAMAECVASAGAQVVLALTQCFVUTAAGAMDLEDQGTIKRVAEEHAGDNLVVILGSPTSEAAEIYAETVTVGDPTYAGPLAGVSLRLPVYHILEPEIKAEIDPDTYDKQVGMMELVLDTEGITKAMKMARERHLGQA from the coding sequence ATGGTGCTCGGAGGAAAGAAGATCATCTGCATTGGAGAGCGAGACGGCGTGCCGGCGCCAGCTATGGCTGAGTGTGTCGCCAGTGCTGGTGCCCAGGTAGTCCTGGCTTTAACCCAGTGTTTTGTGTGAACGGCCGCAGGAGCCATGGACCTGGAGGATCAGGGGACCATCAAGCGAGTCGCCGAGGAACACGCCGGGGATAACCTGGTGGTGATACTCGGATCCCCCACTAGTGAGGCCGCGGAGATATACGCGGAGACGGTAACTGTGGGAGACCCCACCTACGCGGGTCCATTGGCCGGAGTCTCGTTGAGACTCCCCGTATATCATATCCTGGAGCCGGAGATAAAGGCTGAGATCGACCCGGATACCTACGACAAGCAGGTAGGCATGATGGAACTGGTGCTGGATACCGAAGGGATCACTAAGGCGATGAAGATGGCGAGGGAGAGGCATCTTGGCCAGGCCTAA
- a CDS encoding NAD(P)H-dependent oxidoreductase subunit E, with product MARPNSTLSSQGIASGPRPGAVLAALHDLQERHGYLPEDGLRAAAKGLGVPLGQVFSVAAFYDGFRLEPRGRCLVEVCQGTACHVRGADGVARAFQDETGAPVGGSSEDMAYSVENVRCIGCCSLAPVARIDGQVFARLTPKKARSLVRREAPQ from the coding sequence TTGGCCAGGCCTAACAGCACGCTATCCTCCCAGGGTATCGCTTCCGGCCCGAGGCCGGGGGCCGTCCTGGCTGCCCTCCACGACCTTCAGGAGCGCCACGGCTACCTTCCTGAGGACGGGCTGCGAGCGGCGGCGAAGGGCCTGGGGGTGCCGCTAGGCCAGGTGTTCTCCGTGGCTGCCTTCTATGATGGCTTCCGCCTGGAACCCAGGGGACGATGCCTCGTCGAGGTCTGCCAAGGAACGGCATGCCATGTGCGGGGGGCGGACGGGGTAGCCAGGGCCTTTCAGGATGAGACGGGCGCCCCTGTGGGGGGTTCAAGCGAGGATATGGCCTACTCCGTGGAGAACGTTCGGTGCATAGGCTGCTGCAGCCTGGCTCCTGTCGCCAGGATCGACGGCCAGGTGTTCGCTAGGCTTACGCCCAAGAAGGCCCGTAGCCTGGTAAGGAGGGAGGCGCCCCAGTGA
- a CDS encoding NADH-ubiquinone oxidoreductase-F iron-sulfur binding region domain-containing protein → MTWDLAELREEGLRSLYPGIPRIGVGTSTCGRAAGAGDVYQALVEAGQDRVQVKEVGCAGYCQVEPVVTVHVPGRARVVFHTVCPSMAPAMVSWALGSSGPLDPVAEMESDGLAPGAERRLGRGWGLSPLRDLDFYRGQNRLVMRNCGIIDPSSLPEYVAVGGFASLVMALGRPPEEILEEITASGLRGRGGAGFPTGYKWQATRSVPSEDRYVICNADEGDPGAYMDRGLLESDPFAVLEGLIIAAYVVGAHTTIIYVRAEYPLAVARLESAIESARMAGLTGPSILGTGFGVDIILVKGAGAYVCGEETALIASVEGRPGEPRPRPPFPAQKGLWGRPTVINNVETLANVPAVLAMGKDRFRSFGTEASPGTKVFSLVGDVRNAGLVEVEMGTPLEALMAMGGVDASSVKAVQTGGPSGGVIPGSMLDLPVDYEALARAGSIMGSGGLVVMGHTACMVDVARYFLGFAAQEACGKCTPCREGMARMRGVLDRLVEGSGRPGDLETLEEWALAVKDASLCGLGQNTPNPVLTTLRHFAGEYEAHLEGHCLAGVCRALIRYHIDTARCLACGVCQDECAAGAVLGEEERLIDPDRCIRCGSCKEVCPAEAISIGNGHR, encoded by the coding sequence GTGACCTGGGATCTTGCAGAGCTCCGGGAGGAGGGGCTCAGGAGCCTGTATCCTGGCATCCCCAGGATCGGTGTTGGCACGTCCACGTGTGGAAGGGCTGCCGGGGCGGGTGATGTGTACCAGGCGCTGGTGGAGGCGGGCCAAGACAGGGTCCAGGTCAAGGAGGTGGGCTGCGCCGGTTACTGCCAGGTAGAGCCTGTGGTGACCGTGCACGTGCCGGGAAGGGCCAGGGTGGTCTTTCACACAGTTTGTCCCTCGATGGCTCCGGCCATGGTATCCTGGGCGCTGGGATCATCTGGCCCCCTAGACCCTGTCGCCGAGATGGAGTCGGATGGTCTGGCGCCAGGCGCCGAGCGCAGGCTGGGTCGGGGATGGGGGCTTTCGCCCCTGCGTGACCTGGACTTCTATCGCGGGCAGAACAGGCTTGTCATGAGGAACTGCGGGATTATAGACCCCTCAAGCCTGCCCGAGTACGTTGCTGTGGGCGGGTTTGCCTCCCTGGTTATGGCGCTGGGACGGCCTCCCGAGGAGATCCTGGAGGAAATCACTGCGTCCGGCCTTAGGGGGAGGGGAGGCGCAGGTTTTCCCACGGGATATAAGTGGCAGGCGACGAGGTCGGTGCCCAGCGAGGACAGGTACGTGATATGCAATGCCGATGAGGGTGATCCAGGCGCCTACATGGACAGGGGGCTCCTTGAGTCAGATCCCTTCGCGGTACTGGAGGGGCTCATCATCGCCGCCTACGTGGTGGGCGCCCATACGACGATCATCTATGTTAGGGCTGAATACCCATTGGCAGTAGCCAGGCTAGAGTCGGCCATCGAATCGGCCCGGATGGCAGGGCTTACCGGTCCATCCATCCTCGGAACGGGCTTTGGCGTTGATATAATACTGGTAAAGGGAGCGGGCGCCTACGTTTGCGGGGAGGAGACGGCGCTCATAGCCTCGGTGGAGGGAAGGCCTGGGGAGCCCAGGCCCAGACCACCCTTCCCCGCCCAGAAGGGGCTTTGGGGCAGGCCCACCGTGATCAACAACGTTGAGACACTCGCCAACGTCCCGGCGGTGCTGGCGATGGGGAAGGACAGGTTCCGTTCCTTTGGTACCGAGGCATCCCCCGGGACTAAGGTGTTCAGCCTTGTGGGTGATGTTCGAAACGCGGGGCTGGTGGAGGTGGAGATGGGTACGCCGCTTGAGGCCTTAATGGCAATGGGTGGGGTCGACGCCTCCAGTGTCAAGGCGGTGCAGACAGGCGGGCCGTCAGGCGGTGTGATCCCCGGTTCCATGCTGGATCTGCCGGTTGACTACGAGGCCCTCGCCAGGGCGGGGAGCATCATGGGCTCCGGCGGCCTGGTTGTGATGGGACACACCGCATGCATGGTGGATGTGGCTCGGTACTTCCTGGGCTTCGCGGCACAGGAAGCCTGCGGCAAGTGCACTCCCTGCAGGGAAGGGATGGCCAGGATGAGGGGGGTCCTCGACAGACTCGTGGAAGGGAGTGGGCGACCAGGTGACCTGGAGACCCTGGAGGAATGGGCGCTGGCCGTGAAGGATGCGTCCCTGTGCGGCCTTGGGCAGAACACCCCGAACCCTGTGTTGACTACCCTGAGGCACTTCGCTGGCGAATATGAGGCACACCTGGAGGGCCACTGCCTCGCAGGCGTGTGCCGGGCGCTGATCAGATACCACATTGACACGGCTCGTTGTCTAGCCTGCGGGGTGTGCCAGGACGAGTGCGCCGCGGGTGCCGTTTTAGGCGAAGAGGAGCGGCTGATAGACCCGGACCGCTGCATCCGTTGCGGGTCGTGCAAAGAGGTATGCCCGGCGGAGGCGATCAGCATTGGCAATGGACATCGATGA
- a CDS encoding 2Fe-2S iron-sulfur cluster-binding protein — MDIDDREVPWEEGQTVLEAARRGGIEIPTLCHHPGLEPYGACRVCLVEIVDGGRKGLSASCCLAAADGLRVVTSSDRVLRARRVVVGFLLDRLPPSSPLRSLAPSLRVSPAPDETGQDDCVACGRCMRACAAVGRHAISFAWRGTRRRPVTPFEASSPDCVGCTACAQVCPTGAIRAEAGNDSMLLDRWKTRVPLVLCQACGQAAGPEPLLARAGDLHQQVYLCAACRRRHAVRFGSGWPVRRAAGPSWPGATPCLPSSAPGHRPVAIVAHLRGCSGES; from the coding sequence ATGGACATCGATGACCGCGAGGTCCCCTGGGAAGAAGGACAGACTGTGCTCGAGGCCGCAAGGCGGGGAGGCATAGAGATACCCACCCTCTGCCACCACCCGGGCCTTGAGCCCTATGGCGCGTGCAGGGTTTGCCTGGTAGAGATCGTGGACGGCGGGCGGAAGGGCCTCTCTGCTTCCTGTTGCCTAGCGGCTGCCGACGGCCTCCGGGTGGTGACATCCTCCGACAGGGTGCTGAGGGCCCGCCGCGTGGTGGTGGGGTTCCTGCTGGACAGGCTACCCCCCTCAAGCCCCCTGCGGTCGCTGGCCCCTTCCCTGAGGGTGAGCCCTGCTCCAGACGAGACAGGCCAGGATGATTGCGTAGCCTGCGGGCGTTGCATGAGGGCGTGCGCTGCCGTGGGCAGGCATGCCATCTCCTTTGCCTGGCGCGGCACCCGGAGGCGGCCTGTGACCCCCTTCGAGGCCTCCTCGCCAGACTGCGTGGGATGCACCGCCTGTGCCCAGGTCTGTCCCACCGGAGCCATAAGGGCTGAGGCTGGCAATGATTCGATGCTTCTTGATCGGTGGAAGACCAGGGTTCCCCTGGTGTTGTGCCAGGCCTGCGGTCAAGCCGCAGGTCCGGAGCCACTCTTGGCTCGGGCCGGGGACCTTCACCAGCAGGTCTACTTGTGCGCGGCATGCCGCCGGCGCCATGCCGTGCGCTTTGGCAGCGGTTGGCCCGTCCGGCGGGCAGCCGGTCCATCATGGCCGGGGGCGACTCCCTGTCTCCCCTCTTCTGCCCCGGGGCACAGGCCGGTAGCCATCGTTGCGCACCTGCGGGGGTGTTCAGGTGAGAGTTGA
- a CDS encoding MoaD/ThiS family protein, whose translation MRVEICFCGPFAERAGRDRLVVDLADGATISDLIKSIGERVEPAFNEAFLERLGSGGALLRLLLHNGRHVCRPSGLLTRLSHGDRITLVPPMEGG comes from the coding sequence GTGAGAGTTGAGATCTGTTTCTGCGGACCCTTCGCCGAGCGGGCGGGCAGGGACCGACTCGTGGTGGACCTGGCGGATGGCGCGACGATCAGCGATTTGATCAAGTCCATCGGGGAAAGGGTGGAACCTGCGTTTAACGAAGCCTTTCTGGAGCGCCTCGGGTCCGGAGGAGCCCTTCTGAGGCTTCTTCTTCACAATGGCAGACACGTGTGCCGGCCCTCTGGTCTCCTGACGCGGCTATCCCACGGTGACCGCATAACGCTGGTGCCTCCCATGGAGGGTGGCTAA
- a CDS encoding DMT family transporter yields MAGGDMKPKHGTSGASRLEPGDRWAVLSMLSSAGGTLFDRMASVSADPFVGSLIKVVPTFVFSGLALAAGGTRHFGRAWPRSPGFAGNSAVLPTVACGILSQGLAFPMLLAALRYGGAFLVTPMVHGAVLWAAITSHFLLDDRLDRRMLVGCVMLAAGLGCMAAGQAMGIPVSHRWVEGMWLGLGVGLIYGVAGTLRRWSLLHGLRVGDALFLRSGGGLASLGVWWLVLGKTEAARGIPFPVIAILLGSGGFALLYDYFTTSAWGKTTIAKAGSITSLSTPLVALVSWGFLGERVNLLMCVGLVMSVLGAWVVHRGKGEPHGGGGGVSPDRTGPVSHGPALSERMS; encoded by the coding sequence GTGGCAGGGGGCGACATGAAGCCAAAGCATGGCACATCAGGGGCAAGCAGGCTCGAGCCCGGGGACAGGTGGGCCGTCCTCTCCATGCTCTCATCGGCCGGGGGGACCCTCTTTGACCGGATGGCCTCGGTTTCCGCGGACCCCTTCGTCGGGTCGCTCATCAAGGTGGTGCCCACCTTTGTGTTCTCAGGGCTAGCCCTTGCCGCTGGCGGGACACGCCACTTCGGGCGAGCGTGGCCGCGATCTCCAGGTTTCGCCGGCAACAGCGCTGTGCTCCCAACCGTCGCCTGTGGCATCCTCTCCCAGGGCCTTGCCTTCCCCATGCTCCTGGCAGCCCTCCGTTACGGAGGCGCCTTCCTGGTCACACCCATGGTGCACGGCGCAGTGTTGTGGGCTGCGATAACCAGCCACTTCCTGCTGGATGACAGGCTAGACCGGAGGATGCTGGTGGGATGCGTCATGCTGGCGGCCGGCCTAGGCTGCATGGCCGCCGGGCAGGCTATGGGTATCCCAGTCAGCCATCGCTGGGTTGAGGGTATGTGGCTGGGGCTTGGGGTCGGCCTCATCTATGGTGTGGCAGGGACGCTCCGGCGCTGGAGTCTCCTTCACGGGCTCCGGGTTGGAGATGCCCTGTTTCTCAGGTCCGGCGGAGGCTTGGCGTCGCTTGGGGTCTGGTGGCTGGTCTTGGGGAAGACGGAGGCAGCCCGGGGGATCCCCTTTCCTGTCATCGCCATACTGCTGGGCTCCGGAGGCTTCGCGCTCCTCTATGACTACTTCACAACGAGCGCCTGGGGCAAGACCACCATCGCGAAGGCTGGCAGCATCACGTCGTTGAGCACGCCACTGGTGGCCTTGGTTTCCTGGGGGTTCCTGGGAGAGCGGGTGAACCTGCTCATGTGCGTAGGCCTCGTCATGAGCGTGCTGGGGGCCTGGGTGGTTCACCGGGGAAAGGGCGAGCCTCACGGAGGAGGCGGCGGGGTTTCTCCCGACAGGACCGGCCCGGTCTCCCATGGCCCAGCACTGTCGGAGCGAATGAGTTGA